The genomic stretch AAATCTCTTAGTTATTATCGTCCTCGCGGTCAATCTGCATAACCTGTCTTTTTCTCGCAAATTCATCGTTATCCAGATACTCATCATAGGTTGTAACCTTATCGATTAGACCGTTAGGTGTAATTTCAAAGATACGATTAGCTATGGTCTGAACAAACTGATGATCCTGGGAAGTAAAAAGGATAACTCCGGAAAACTTCATAAGACCATTATTTAATGCAGTTATGGACTCCATATCCAAATGGTTGGTAGGTTCATCCATAATAAGCACGTTAGAACCAAGAATCATCATTTTAGAGAGCATTACTCTAACACGTTCTCCACCGGAGAGGACATTAACCTTTTTAACTCCCTCTTCACCTGCAAAGAGCATTCTTCCAAGGAAACCTCTTACGTAGGTAACATCTTTCTCAGGAGAAAAAGGCATAAGCCAGTCAACGATGATATCCTCTGAGGCAAACTCTTTTGTATTATCTTTCGGAAAATAGGACTGGCTGGTGGTAATACCCCACTTATATGTTCCTTCATCAGGCTCCAGTTCCCCAGCTAATATACGGAAAAGTGTTGTAGTTGCAAGAGTATTTGGACCAACAAAAGCAGCTTTATCATCATGGGTAATGGTAAAGGAAAGATTATCCAGAACCTTTACGCCATCAATAGTCTTTGATAGGTTTGTTACGGTCAGAACTTCATTTCCTATTTCACGGAAAGGTCTGAAATCAATATATGGATATTTACGGCTGGAAGGACGTATATCATCCAGTTCAATTTTTTCAAGAGCCTTCTTACGGGAAGTAGCCTGCTTGGACTTGGAGGCATTCGCGCTGAATCTCTGGATAAATTCCTGTAATTCCTTGATCTTATCTTCTTTCTTCTTATTTGCTTCTTTCATCTGCTTAACCATTAACTGGCTGGATTCATACCAAAAATCGTAGTTACCGGCATAAAGCTGAATCTTTGCATAGTCGATATCAGCAGTATGCGTGCAGACTTTATTTAAGAAGTAACGGTCATGGGATACCACAATTACGGTATTTTCAAACTGAATAAGGAATTCCTCCAGCCATCTGATAGCTTCCATGTCCAAATGGTTGGTAGGCTCATCTAACAGAAGGATATCAGGATTTCCGAATAAAGCCTGTGCAAGAAGAACTTTCACCTTCTGGTTACCGTTTAACTCGCTCATCATTTTATAATGAAGTTCTGTATCAATTCCTAAACCGTTTAACAGAGTAGCAGCATCGGATTCAGCTTCCCAACCGTTAAGGGTAGCGAATTCACCCTCCAGTTCACTTGCCTTAATACCATCTTCTTCTGTAAAATCTTCTTTTGCATAGATGGCATCTTTTGCTTTCATGATGTCATACAGAACCTGATTGCCCATAATTACAGTATTTAATACATCATACTGGTCATATTTAAAGTGATCCTGTTGTAAGAAGGAAAGACGCTGTCCGGGAGTGATAATTACATCACCTTTTGTAGGCTCTAACTGTCCCGAAAGAATTTTAAGGAAAGTAGATTTACCGGCTCCGTTGGCACCGATTAAACCATAACAGTTTCCTTCTGTGAATTTGATATTTACATCTTCAAATAAAGCTCTTTTTCCGAGCCTTAAAGTAATGTTACTTGCCTGAATCATTTTTAACCCTCGCATATCCCCAAAGGAACAGGGATATTGCCACAATTTATATTAGTTGAAAGAAGCAGTATGTGGCATCCTTTCTCTGTGAAATATTTCCTTTCAACTGAAGCTTCGGTCACTGTGTTTTGCACATTCATTTCTATTTTATCGTATAATCATTATTTTGCAAGCATTTTCTTACGAGCAGGCATTTTCCTATGTTACCAGCAGGCATTTTTATTCTGGTATTTAAGCTGTACTCGATATCGCTGCACTTCCTTCAGTGGCTTCTGAGATTATTGGTATATGGAGAATCCTTAAAACCTGTTTATCAAAATGTAAGGAAAGTGTAAGATAAAATAAATTGAATAAATCCCATATAATGGATAGAATTAAGAGGATAACCTAGAAGTACAGGTATATTAGAAGTTATCAGGTGTTAGAAATTAATCAGTTGTGTTCAAAACTGATTTTAGATTGGAGGATTATTTGGATACAGTATTAAAAGTAGAGAATCTATATAAACGACTGGGTAAAAGACCTATTATAAAAGGAATCTCTTTTTCGGTCCAGGAGGGAGAAATATTTGGATTTTTAGGTCCCAATGGTTCCGGAAAGACCACGACGATAAAAATGCTGGTAGATTTGATTTCTATGGATACTGGGAGCATTACTATCATGGGAAATAATTTAAAGACTGAAAGAGAAAAAGCCCTGGCATATGTAGGAGCCGTGGTGGAATCACCGGAACTGTACAGCTATCTGTCCGGATATGAGAATCTGGCACAGATAGCACGTATCCGAAAAATCTCAAAGGAACGCATTGCTGAAGTGGTTGAGCTGGTAGGGCTATCAGAACGTATAAAGGATAAGATGAAGAAATATTCTTTAGGAATGAAACAACGCCTTGGGTTGGCAGCGGCACTTTTATCTGAACCAAAGCTTCTTATTCTGGACGAGCCAACAAACGGCCTGGACCCCAACGGGATTATAGAACTCCGTAATATCCTTAAAAGGCTTGCCAGAGACAAAGGAATGGCGGTATTCGTCTCTTCCCATATATTAGGGGAAATTCAACAGCTATGTGATACGGTTGCCTTTATTGAGAGCGGTGTAATAACTTCCGTTGAAAGTATGACAGCCGTTCATCAGACATATGTGTATATCCTGGAAGCGGAGAAAACAGAAGAAACTCATAGCTTGCTTCTTGCCTTAAAAGGAATTAAAAATGTAAAAGAAGTTGAAGAAGGGTACACCATAGAACTGGAAGGAAGAAAACCCGGTGATGTCTTAAAAGAAATGATTAACTCCGGAATTGATGTCCAGACTTTCTCCAGGCATTTAAAAGAATTGGAAGAAAGATATCTGGAATTGATAAAAGGAGGTATCCGTTAATGTTTGGAGGACTTTTTGTTAATGAAGTAATAAAGCTGTTTACCAAGAAAAAGACCTATATTATATGGGGATTGTTCATCATATTGTGTGTCATTCTGGTAGTGGTAAATGAAACTGCTGAAAAGAATTATTTGCGATACAACAGCCCGGAAGCGCAGCTTGAGAATCTTACTGCTGAGCTTAAGAATCAGGAAAGCTATCTTGCAAGCCTGAAAAGTGATACAAGTTTATCAGAAGAGGAAAGGCAACTCTATGAAGTACAAGGCAACAGTTACCTGGAGAGCCTGAAAGAGCAGATTGCTACTGCCAAAGCTTCACTTGCAGCAGCAAAAGGCACCGACTGGCGAGACAATCTTAAGCAGCAGATTGAAGAGCAGAAGAAAAGCCTGAATGAGACAGAGGATACGGCGTCTAAGAAATATCAGGCCAGAGAAATTGAAAAGCTTCAGATGCATCTTGATAATAATATTCCGTTAGATGACTCCAGCTATAATACCGGAATTAATTACTATGTACTCAGTATAACGATGATTGCTGCAAGCTTTTTAGGATTTGGTTTAATTATGTTTAATGGAGATAATGTTTCAAGCGAATATAATCCTGGCACTCTTAAGTTTTTGCTTATACAACCTGTTACCCGTATAAAGGTACTGCTCAGTAAGTTCTTGGTCATGGTACTGAGTTCTGCCTTACTGATAATGATAACGCAGTTTCTGTTTTTTATAGGGGTTGGTCTTGTGAAAGGCTTTGGAGGTTTTAACAGGCCGGTATTAGTAGGTATTAAGTACGAATATATCTTTAGTAACGGTCAGAAGTATTTGACAGAAATAACCGGCAGTGGTTATTATATACCTTTATGGCAGTATTTACTTAAGGCTTTATTGCTGCAGTTTTTGTTTCTGGTCGTAATGGTATCTTTTATACTTTTGGTCTCAACAATATCAAAATCCAGTGTAATAGCCATGACAGTTCTAATCTGTACTATATTAGGCGCGAATATCGTATACGGCTTATCAGCAACCTATCGAAAAATATCACCGTTCGTTTTCTTGCACTATTCAAACATTGACGATGTTATTACAGGGCGAGCGGTGTATAGAACCTCCTCCTTCTTATTTACAGGACAGACGGTTATCATTATGTCCGTTCTATCTGTAATTCTTTTCTTGGGAGCATCACTATGGGTGTTCAAAAAGAGAGATATTCAGATATAGGGTGAGTTAATTCGTTATAGATGTTTTTAGTTTATATGAACAGCATTAGTTATTGAAGCTGAGTCTTACGAAAGACTTTAGCAGTTGAGTATTGATAAACCGGAAACAATAACCGGGGTGATAACCATAAATTTTTTATTTAAAATCTTATTATATTATGGATAGTCCTATATTATCACGGTTGTATAAGTTGAATTGATCTTGAGTGCTTGATTCCTTGCGGATGAATCATGAAGAAAACTTATATGCACACAGGGAGTTATAGGGCTATCGTTGCGTTTTCTGATCATTCAGCCGTAACGCAAGAAAAATGTAAAGGTGTCTTAGATTGCTAAAAGCTTTTTTATAATTAAAAGCAGAGGTAAGGGTATATGTTATTAAATGAGCGGCAAACATATTAGATGAATATCTAATATTCTTGCCGCTGTATTTAGTTATATTTAAAAGGAAGCATAGTGCGAAAGGAAGCATAGTGCGAAAGGAAGCATAGTGCGAAAGGAAGCATAGTACGAAAGAAAGCATAGTGCGAAAGAAAGCATAGTGCGAAAGAAAGTATAGTTCGAAAGAATGCGTAGTTCGAGAGGAAGCATAGTTCCAAAAGAAGCATAATTCAAAAGGAAGTGTAGCCAGGAAGTATAACACAATAGAAAATAAAATTCGAGAGAATGTCTAAGACGAAAGAAAAATAAATCAAAGAAAGTATATTTTAAAGGATTCGTCCTTATTTTCCGTTCTTGTAAATCACTAGCAAATCATAATAGAAGTAAATAAAACCTAATAAAAATTCCAAAATAAGATTTTGAAAATAGTATTAAATAATACTCAAACTTATGATATTAGATAAACATCTATTATTTATATTAGACAATCATCTAATATTATTGACGAATATCTTTTCGTGTGTTAAATTAGTAAAAACAAAGTGGGAGGAAAAACAATGGAAATAAAAGATTATAGATTGATTACTGAACCTAACTGGGACTATG from Anaerocolumna sp. AGMB13020 encodes the following:
- a CDS encoding ABC-F family ATP-binding cassette domain-containing protein; translation: MIQASNITLRLGKRALFEDVNIKFTEGNCYGLIGANGAGKSTFLKILSGQLEPTKGDVIITPGQRLSFLQQDHFKYDQYDVLNTVIMGNQVLYDIMKAKDAIYAKEDFTEEDGIKASELEGEFATLNGWEAESDAATLLNGLGIDTELHYKMMSELNGNQKVKVLLAQALFGNPDILLLDEPTNHLDMEAIRWLEEFLIQFENTVIVVSHDRYFLNKVCTHTADIDYAKIQLYAGNYDFWYESSQLMVKQMKEANKKKEDKIKELQEFIQRFSANASKSKQATSRKKALEKIELDDIRPSSRKYPYIDFRPFREIGNEVLTVTNLSKTIDGVKVLDNLSFTITHDDKAAFVGPNTLATTTLFRILAGELEPDEGTYKWGITTSQSYFPKDNTKEFASEDIIVDWLMPFSPEKDVTYVRGFLGRMLFAGEEGVKKVNVLSGGERVRVMLSKMMILGSNVLIMDEPTNHLDMESITALNNGLMKFSGVILFTSQDHQFVQTIANRIFEITPNGLIDKVTTYDEYLDNDEFARKRQVMQIDREDDNN
- a CDS encoding ABC transporter ATP-binding protein, which encodes MDTVLKVENLYKRLGKRPIIKGISFSVQEGEIFGFLGPNGSGKTTTIKMLVDLISMDTGSITIMGNNLKTEREKALAYVGAVVESPELYSYLSGYENLAQIARIRKISKERIAEVVELVGLSERIKDKMKKYSLGMKQRLGLAAALLSEPKLLILDEPTNGLDPNGIIELRNILKRLARDKGMAVFVSSHILGEIQQLCDTVAFIESGVITSVESMTAVHQTYVYILEAEKTEETHSLLLALKGIKNVKEVEEGYTIELEGRKPGDVLKEMINSGIDVQTFSRHLKELEERYLELIKGGIR
- a CDS encoding ABC transporter permease subunit, coding for MFGGLFVNEVIKLFTKKKTYIIWGLFIILCVILVVVNETAEKNYLRYNSPEAQLENLTAELKNQESYLASLKSDTSLSEEERQLYEVQGNSYLESLKEQIATAKASLAAAKGTDWRDNLKQQIEEQKKSLNETEDTASKKYQAREIEKLQMHLDNNIPLDDSSYNTGINYYVLSITMIAASFLGFGLIMFNGDNVSSEYNPGTLKFLLIQPVTRIKVLLSKFLVMVLSSALLIMITQFLFFIGVGLVKGFGGFNRPVLVGIKYEYIFSNGQKYLTEITGSGYYIPLWQYLLKALLLQFLFLVVMVSFILLVSTISKSSVIAMTVLICTILGANIVYGLSATYRKISPFVFLHYSNIDDVITGRAVYRTSSFLFTGQTVIIMSVLSVILFLGASLWVFKKRDIQI